Proteins from one Pseudomonas sp. KBS0710 genomic window:
- a CDS encoding pyridoxal phosphate-dependent aminotransferase, which produces MFSVSRRSLLAFGAALPVLGRLDWAVASPPPAPADTVRLNYNESPYGPSAAAREAMQRGIGLSGLYPYGYMYGLAEQFAEAQGLAEEQVAVFAGSMAALRYAVLAFTSQARGLVMATPSYEVPRQAAEAWQAPVHEVSLNTEHAHDVPAMLAADPQAGMLYLCNPNNPTGTLTPTEAIRQALANKPKGCVLVVDEAYIDFCDAQSCVSWVKDHDDLLVLRTFSKIYGMAGARLGLAIGHPALLERLAVFGGDNVPAASTLLGARASLDDLKLVPQRKALNAQLRDETIAWLKGRGFTCTVSQSNCFMINVKQPAEQVIEKLAAQGVLVGRVWKDWPQWVRVTVGNKQEMARFREVFASL; this is translated from the coding sequence ATGTTCAGCGTAAGTCGTCGGTCTCTTCTCGCCTTTGGCGCGGCTCTGCCGGTGCTGGGCCGCCTGGACTGGGCGGTGGCCAGCCCGCCACCGGCCCCGGCGGACACGGTGCGACTCAACTACAACGAAAGCCCCTACGGCCCTTCAGCCGCCGCCCGCGAGGCGATGCAGCGTGGCATCGGCCTCTCCGGGCTGTATCCCTATGGCTACATGTACGGCTTGGCAGAACAGTTCGCTGAAGCGCAGGGGCTTGCCGAAGAACAGGTCGCTGTATTTGCCGGCTCCATGGCCGCCCTGCGCTACGCCGTGTTGGCGTTTACCAGCCAGGCCCGTGGTCTGGTGATGGCCACGCCGTCTTATGAAGTGCCACGCCAGGCCGCCGAAGCGTGGCAGGCGCCAGTCCACGAAGTGAGCCTCAATACCGAGCATGCCCATGATGTGCCGGCCATGCTTGCCGCCGACCCGCAGGCGGGCATGCTGTACCTGTGCAACCCCAACAACCCGACTGGCACGCTGACGCCCACCGAAGCGATCCGCCAGGCGCTGGCGAATAAACCCAAAGGCTGCGTGCTGGTGGTGGACGAGGCCTACATCGACTTCTGTGACGCACAAAGCTGCGTGAGCTGGGTCAAGGACCACGACGACTTACTGGTGCTGCGCACCTTCTCGAAAATCTACGGCATGGCCGGCGCGCGCCTGGGCCTGGCGATCGGACACCCGGCGTTGCTGGAAAGGCTGGCGGTGTTTGGTGGCGACAATGTGCCGGCGGCGTCCACGTTGCTCGGTGCCCGGGCAAGCCTGGACGACCTCAAGCTGGTGCCGCAACGCAAGGCGCTCAACGCCCAATTGCGCGATGAAACCATTGCCTGGCTAAAGGGGCGTGGTTTTACCTGCACAGTGTCGCAAAGCAACTGCTTCATGATTAACGTGAAGCAGCCGGCAGAACAGGTCATCGAGAAGCTGGCTGCACAGGGCGTATTGGTCGGGCGGGTGTGGAAGGATTGGCCGCAGTGGGTGCGGGTGACGGTGGGCAACAAGCAGGAAATGGCGCGGTTTCGCGAAGTGTTCGCGAGTCTTTAA
- a CDS encoding DUF6622 family protein: MLDILQGTPLWVYAIYLWICYYGIKACLGGRGNRRSLLILPVVLVVWSLMSLEPSLLSSGAWVGGVLAGCLMGMLLFNADGARLDADGETLVLAGTWKTLLISQLFFAVKYYFGYQQAVHPLLLSTPEMLLAVGGVSGFTVGLFCGRAVRLQRALSALRRDMGSVLP, encoded by the coding sequence ATGCTCGATATCCTCCAAGGCACGCCCCTGTGGGTGTACGCCATCTACCTGTGGATTTGTTATTACGGCATCAAGGCCTGCCTGGGCGGGCGCGGGAATCGCCGCTCATTGTTGATTTTGCCGGTGGTGCTGGTGGTGTGGTCGCTGATGTCGCTGGAGCCTTCATTGCTGTCGAGTGGTGCCTGGGTCGGCGGTGTGCTGGCAGGTTGCCTGATGGGGATGTTGCTGTTTAACGCCGATGGCGCCCGGCTCGATGCCGATGGCGAAACGCTGGTACTGGCGGGCACCTGGAAAACCCTGCTGATCTCGCAGCTGTTCTTTGCGGTGAAGTACTACTTCGGCTATCAGCAGGCCGTGCACCCGCTGCTGTTGAGCACGCCTGAGATGTTGCTGGCCGTCGGCGGTGTGTCGGGGTTTACCGTTGGTCTGTTCTGCGGGCGGGCCGTGCGCTTGCAGCGGGCGCTGAGCGCATTGCGCCGCGATATGGGCAGTGTGCTGCCTTGA
- a CDS encoding Txe/YoeB family addiction module toxin — MKILFTPEGWDDYLWFQQNDKAGLKRINLLIKAIQRDPFDGVGKPEPLKHNLSGFWSRRITAEHRLVYGIEEDEVQILMCRYHY, encoded by the coding sequence ATGAAAATACTTTTTACCCCTGAAGGCTGGGACGACTACCTCTGGTTTCAACAAAACGACAAGGCAGGCCTCAAGCGTATAAACCTGCTGATCAAAGCGATCCAAAGAGACCCCTTTGATGGGGTCGGCAAACCTGAACCTCTCAAACACAACCTGAGTGGCTTCTGGTCCCGCAGAATCACTGCCGAGCATCGACTTGTTTATGGTATTGAGGAGGATGAAGTACAAATTTTGATGTGCCGCTATCATTACTGA
- a CDS encoding type II toxin-antitoxin system prevent-host-death family antitoxin: METINYTKARAHLSETMDRVNEDHIPLLVTRQKGEPVVMISLSEFNALEETAYLLRSPKNAERLINSVNSLRAGKAKPRRLIEE; the protein is encoded by the coding sequence ATGGAAACTATCAACTACACCAAAGCCCGCGCTCATTTGTCCGAAACGATGGACCGAGTTAACGAAGATCACATCCCGCTGCTGGTGACACGACAAAAAGGCGAGCCGGTGGTGATGATCTCGCTGTCAGAATTCAATGCTCTTGAAGAGACAGCCTATCTGCTGCGTTCGCCAAAAAATGCTGAACGTCTCATCAACTCAGTCAACAGCTTGCGAGCAGGTAAAGCCAAGCCAAGGCGGTTGATTGAAGAATGA
- a CDS encoding c-type cytochrome, with product MAFSLSRLALLGATLCLALPLHATPTQIEQGKYVAQLGDCIACHTAKQGQVMAGGLELSTPMGTIYSSNITPDRATGIGNYGFEQFDKVMREGVTPAGMNLYPAMPYPSYAKMSDEDMRALYAYLMQGVEPVQQANLEADMGFPFNQRWGLALWNFAFLDKQPFQPDPQRSEVLNRGAYLVQGLGHCGSCHTPRGIAFQEKAMSDAGRSGRHYLAGETVEHWRALSLRNLWTVPDTVQLLKTGQNRFATVAGNMADVIHHSTQHFSDDDLTAIASYLKSLPPGKNDLPMPSVAQAPAAPPADLFTSRGGLGYMQFCSDCHRSDGAGVKGLFPPLAGNPSVASNNPTSLLHITLTGWETAQTAAHPRVYTMPGFSRLADQEIAEILTFVRTRWGNAGTPISAAQVKTLRDQLNPATTDSSAFETPRLADLLAAPNADQVVRGMRLHLQTKALLPDNVGNSLNCTSCHLNAGTVADGSPFVGVSAFFPSYAPRAGKVVTLEERINGCFRRSMNGKPLAPQSADMQAMVAYFDWMKNNTRPEDKVAGRGVGKIDPAIKPDLDNGKRVYAKQCAVCHGDNGQGLARADGELVYPPLWGEQSFNIGAGMARPYTAAAFVKRNMPIGFHEKFPLGQGGLSDQDAVDVAAYFSGQPRPDFPDKVKDWPNGGKPVDARY from the coding sequence ATGGCCTTTTCATTGTCCCGCCTGGCCTTGCTGGGGGCGACGCTGTGTCTTGCGCTACCTCTGCACGCCACCCCAACCCAAATCGAACAGGGTAAATACGTGGCCCAACTGGGCGACTGCATCGCCTGCCATACCGCCAAGCAAGGCCAGGTGATGGCTGGCGGGCTGGAGCTGAGCACGCCGATGGGCACGATCTATTCGAGCAATATCACGCCGGACCGCGCCACCGGTATCGGCAACTACGGCTTCGAGCAGTTCGACAAGGTGATGCGTGAAGGCGTGACGCCGGCGGGCATGAACCTTTACCCGGCGATGCCGTATCCGTCTTACGCGAAGATGAGCGACGAGGACATGCGCGCCCTGTACGCCTACCTGATGCAAGGCGTGGAGCCGGTGCAACAGGCCAACCTTGAGGCGGACATGGGCTTCCCGTTCAATCAGCGCTGGGGCCTGGCGCTGTGGAATTTTGCCTTTCTCGACAAGCAGCCGTTCCAACCCGACCCACAGCGTAGCGAAGTGCTCAACCGTGGCGCCTATCTGGTCCAGGGCCTGGGGCATTGCGGCTCATGCCACACGCCACGGGGCATCGCTTTCCAGGAAAAAGCCATGAGCGATGCGGGCCGCAGTGGCCGGCATTACCTGGCCGGGGAAACCGTCGAGCACTGGCGCGCCCTGAGCCTGCGCAACCTGTGGACGGTGCCAGACACCGTGCAACTGCTCAAGACCGGGCAGAACCGCTTTGCCACAGTCGCCGGCAACATGGCCGATGTGATCCACCACAGCACCCAGCATTTCAGCGATGACGACCTCACGGCCATCGCCAGTTACCTCAAGTCTCTGCCGCCAGGCAAAAATGACCTGCCAATGCCATCGGTCGCCCAAGCACCTGCCGCACCGCCAGCCGACTTGTTCACCAGCCGTGGCGGCCTGGGTTACATGCAGTTTTGCAGCGACTGCCATCGCAGTGACGGCGCCGGGGTCAAAGGCCTGTTTCCACCCTTGGCGGGTAACCCGAGCGTTGCCTCGAATAACCCGACTTCGCTGTTGCATATCACGCTGACCGGCTGGGAGACTGCGCAAACCGCCGCCCACCCACGGGTCTACACCATGCCCGGGTTCAGCCGGCTGGCCGATCAGGAAATCGCCGAGATCCTGACGTTTGTGCGCACCCGTTGGGGCAACGCAGGCACGCCTATCAGCGCCGCCCAGGTGAAGACACTGCGCGACCAACTCAACCCTGCCACCACTGATTCGTCGGCCTTCGAAACCCCAAGGCTGGCGGATTTGCTCGCCGCACCGAACGCCGACCAGGTTGTTCGCGGCATGCGCCTGCACCTGCAAACCAAGGCGCTGCTGCCGGATAACGTCGGCAATTCGCTTAACTGCACCAGTTGTCATCTCAACGCTGGCACCGTGGCGGACGGTTCGCCGTTTGTAGGCGTGTCGGCGTTCTTCCCCAGCTACGCGCCGCGTGCGGGCAAGGTGGTCACGCTGGAGGAGCGCATCAATGGCTGTTTCCGCCGTTCCATGAACGGCAAGCCACTGGCGCCGCAGTCGGCGGATATGCAGGCGATGGTTGCGTATTTTGACTGGATGAAAAACAACACCCGCCCTGAAGATAAAGTCGCCGGGCGCGGCGTGGGCAAGATCGATCCGGCGATCAAGCCCGACCTGGACAACGGCAAGCGGGTGTATGCCAAGCAATGTGCGGTGTGCCATGGCGATAACGGCCAGGGCCTGGCGCGTGCCGACGGCGAGCTGGTGTACCCGCCACTGTGGGGCGAGCAGTCGTTCAACATCGGCGCCGGTATGGCACGGCCTTACACCGCGGCGGCGTTTGTGAAGCGCAACATGCCGATCGGCTTCCACGAGAAATTCCCGTTGGGGCAGGGCGGTTTGTCGGACCAGGACGCGGTGGACGTGGCGGCGTATTTTTCTGGCCAACCGCGCCCGGACTTCCCGGACAAGGTCAAAGACTGGCCCAACGGCGGCAAACCGGTGGATGCGCGCTATTAA
- a CDS encoding aspartate aminotransferase family protein — protein MSRESISQSISIVHPINLSHGKNAEVWDTTGKRYIDFVGGIGVLNLGHCHPGVVEAIREQATRLTHYAFNAAPHAPYIELMDRVCAFIPVDYAVSGMLTNSGAEAAENALKIVRGATGRTAVIAFDGAFHGRTLATLNLNGKVAPYKQKVGVLPGPVYHLPYPSADNDVTCAEALKAMDRLFSVEIDINDVACFIIEPVQGEGGFLALDIEFAQALRRLCDAKNILLIADEIQSGFGRTGQRFAFSRLGIEPDLILLGKSIAGGVPLGAVVGRKALLDNLPKGGLGGTYSGNPIACAAALATLDAMTDEHLQTWGSQQEAAIVRRYAAWREQQLSPYLGRLTGVGAMRGIELAHADGTPAPQQLNQLLSLARDAGLLLMPSGKSRHIIRLLAPLTTEPAVLEQGLDILEDCLKQLA, from the coding sequence ATGAGCCGCGAAAGCATCAGCCAGTCGATTTCCATCGTTCACCCCATCAACCTCAGCCACGGTAAAAATGCCGAGGTGTGGGACACCACGGGCAAGCGCTATATCGATTTTGTCGGTGGCATTGGCGTGCTTAACCTTGGGCACTGTCACCCAGGTGTGGTGGAGGCGATTCGCGAACAAGCCACGCGGCTTACCCACTATGCGTTCAACGCCGCGCCGCACGCGCCCTACATCGAGCTGATGGATCGCGTTTGTGCGTTTATCCCGGTGGATTACGCGGTGAGCGGCATGCTCACCAACAGCGGCGCGGAAGCGGCGGAAAACGCCTTGAAAATCGTGCGCGGCGCCACCGGCCGCACGGCGGTGATCGCCTTTGATGGCGCCTTCCACGGCCGCACCCTGGCCACGCTTAACCTCAATGGCAAGGTAGCGCCGTACAAGCAAAAAGTCGGTGTGCTGCCTGGCCCGGTGTATCACCTGCCCTACCCCAGCGCCGATAACGACGTGACCTGCGCCGAAGCCCTGAAGGCCATGGACCGTCTGTTCAGTGTGGAAATCGACATCAACGATGTGGCCTGTTTCATCATCGAACCGGTGCAGGGCGAAGGCGGCTTTCTGGCCCTGGACATCGAATTCGCCCAGGCCCTGCGCCGCCTCTGTGATGCGAAGAACATCCTGCTGATTGCCGATGAAATCCAGTCCGGCTTCGGGCGTACCGGCCAGCGTTTTGCGTTCTCGCGCCTGGGCATCGAACCGGATCTGATCCTGCTCGGCAAAAGCATCGCCGGTGGCGTGCCATTGGGCGCGGTGGTCGGGCGTAAGGCGCTGCTCGACAACTTGCCCAAAGGCGGCCTGGGTGGCACCTACTCCGGTAACCCGATTGCGTGTGCGGCGGCCTTGGCGACATTGGACGCGATGACTGATGAACACCTGCAAACCTGGGGTTCACAACAAGAGGCCGCGATCGTCCGCCGTTATGCCGCCTGGCGCGAGCAGCAACTGTCGCCCTACCTGGGTCGCCTGACCGGCGTGGGCGCCATGCGTGGCATCGAGCTGGCCCATGCCGACGGCACGCCCGCGCCTCAGCAACTGAACCAACTGCTGAGCCTGGCGCGCGATGCCGGCTTACTGCTGATGCCCAGCGGCAAATCGCGGCATATCATCCGCCTGCTGGCACCGCTGACTACTGAGCCTGCGGTGCTGGAGCAAGGCCTGGATATTCTTGAGGACTGCCTTAAGCAGCTGGCTTAA
- a CDS encoding amino acid ABC transporter substrate-binding protein has product MNHLKTILAATAVALAGSAHAGVTLDAIQKKGFIQCGVSDGLPGFGVPDSQGKMTGLDVDVCHAVAAAVFGDASKVKFTQLTAKERFTALQSGEIDLISRNTTWTSSRDSGMGLVFTGVTYYDGIGFLVNHKLGVTGAKQLDGATVCIQAGTTTELNVSDFFRTHGMKYTPITFDTADESAKGLEAGRCDVLTTDQSGLYAQRIKMAHPDEFVVLPEVISKEPLGPLVRKGDDEWFSIVKWTLFAMLNAEEMGITSQNVEAQAKSTQNPDVARLLGADGDYGKDLKLRKDWVVQIVKQVGNYDEVFERNIGQGSVLKIKRGLNALWSNGGIQYAPPVR; this is encoded by the coding sequence ATGAACCACCTTAAAACGATCCTCGCCGCCACGGCCGTTGCGCTTGCCGGCAGCGCCCACGCGGGTGTGACTCTGGACGCGATCCAGAAAAAAGGCTTTATCCAGTGCGGCGTCAGTGACGGCCTGCCGGGCTTCGGCGTGCCGGACAGCCAGGGCAAGATGACCGGACTCGATGTGGACGTGTGCCACGCCGTTGCCGCCGCCGTGTTCGGCGATGCGTCAAAAGTGAAGTTCACCCAGTTGACCGCCAAGGAGCGTTTCACCGCGCTGCAATCGGGCGAAATCGACCTGATTTCGCGCAACACCACTTGGACCAGCTCACGCGATTCCGGCATGGGCCTGGTGTTTACCGGCGTGACCTATTACGACGGTATCGGCTTTCTGGTCAACCACAAGTTGGGCGTGACCGGCGCCAAGCAACTCGATGGCGCGACCGTCTGCATCCAGGCCGGCACCACCACCGAACTCAACGTTTCGGACTTTTTCCGCACCCACGGCATGAAGTACACGCCGATCACCTTCGACACCGCCGATGAGAGCGCCAAGGGCCTGGAAGCCGGACGTTGCGACGTGCTCACCACCGACCAGTCGGGCCTGTATGCCCAGCGCATCAAGATGGCCCACCCGGATGAGTTCGTGGTGCTGCCGGAGGTGATCTCCAAAGAGCCGTTGGGGCCGCTGGTGCGCAAGGGCGACGATGAGTGGTTCAGCATCGTCAAGTGGACCCTGTTTGCCATGCTCAATGCCGAAGAAATGGGCATCACCTCGCAAAATGTCGAGGCCCAGGCCAAATCCACCCAGAACCCCGACGTTGCACGCCTGCTCGGTGCAGACGGCGATTACGGCAAAGACCTGAAGTTGCGCAAGGATTGGGTGGTGCAGATCGTCAAACAGGTGGGTAACTACGACGAGGTATTCGAACGCAATATCGGCCAGGGCAGCGTGCTGAAGATCAAACGCGGGCTCAATGCGTTGTGGAGCAATGGCGGCATCCAGTACGCACCGCCGGTGCGTTGA
- a CDS encoding sensor domain-containing diguanylate cyclase yields MNETSGNKPLLNHFSELNADMLHAVMELVSDGIWDWNANTGFVYRSPGWYMMLGYPRHSLENSVFTWENVIHPDDYPRVMAVFDDYISQRAPYYQAEYRCRKADGSYLWIEDRGYVIARNPDNSVARMVGAHRDIHTRKISIEQLQKRNQSLEALVAERTLELSRVNQQLQLQLDENRSLAEQDALTRTANRYRLEKVLLEACDRAERFRVPLALVAMDIDDFKPINDKHGHGVGDQTLVSVVDSLETCMRQGDLLARWGGDEFMVVLPKSTLDTARQLAERIRQAIAEMPAVGDFKVTLSLGIVERRMGETPAALMARADQALYRSKAAGKDVVSE; encoded by the coding sequence ATGAACGAGACATCCGGCAATAAACCGCTGCTCAATCACTTTTCCGAACTCAACGCCGACATGTTGCATGCGGTGATGGAACTCGTCAGCGACGGTATCTGGGACTGGAATGCCAACACGGGGTTCGTGTACCGCAGCCCCGGCTGGTACATGATGCTTGGCTACCCCCGCCACTCCCTGGAGAACAGTGTGTTCACCTGGGAGAATGTGATCCACCCCGACGATTACCCACGCGTAATGGCCGTTTTTGATGACTACATCAGCCAGCGCGCGCCCTATTACCAGGCCGAGTATCGGTGCCGCAAGGCTGACGGCTCTTACTTGTGGATCGAAGACCGTGGCTACGTCATTGCACGTAACCCCGACAATTCCGTGGCGCGCATGGTCGGCGCGCACCGCGATATCCATACACGCAAAATCTCTATCGAACAGCTGCAAAAGCGCAACCAGTCGCTGGAAGCGCTGGTGGCCGAACGCACCCTTGAGTTGTCACGGGTTAATCAGCAACTGCAATTGCAGTTGGACGAGAACCGCTCCCTGGCCGAACAGGACGCCCTGACGCGCACCGCTAATCGTTATCGCCTGGAGAAGGTGCTGCTGGAGGCGTGCGACCGTGCCGAGCGCTTCCGCGTACCGCTGGCCTTGGTGGCCATGGATATCGATGACTTCAAGCCGATCAACGACAAACATGGTCATGGCGTCGGCGACCAGACCCTGGTGAGCGTGGTAGACAGCCTGGAAACCTGTATGCGCCAAGGCGACTTGCTCGCACGCTGGGGCGGCGATGAGTTTATGGTGGTCCTGCCCAAAAGCACCTTGGATACCGCCAGGCAATTGGCCGAACGTATCCGTCAGGCCATCGCCGAGATGCCCGCCGTAGGCGACTTCAAAGTCACCCTGAGCCTGGGCATAGTGGAGCGGCGGATGGGCGAAACGCCCGCCGCCCTGATGGCACGTGCCGATCAGGCACTGTACCGGTCCAAGGCGGCGGGCAAGGATGTGGTCTCGGAGTGA
- a CDS encoding XRE family transcriptional regulator, with amino-acid sequence MNKHIGSNFDDFLSDDGLIEEVSAGALKRVIAWQLAEAMKVQKVSKKALAERMHTSRTAVDRALDQNDAGMTLSTLASAARALGQHVEIRLLSNTQARPART; translated from the coding sequence ATGAATAAGCATATCGGCTCCAACTTTGATGATTTTCTCAGTGATGATGGGCTCATAGAAGAAGTCTCTGCCGGGGCGTTGAAGCGTGTTATTGCCTGGCAATTGGCAGAGGCGATGAAGGTGCAGAAGGTCAGCAAGAAAGCGCTGGCCGAACGTATGCATACCAGCCGTACCGCCGTCGATCGAGCGCTGGACCAGAACGACGCGGGCATGACACTGTCCACCCTGGCCAGTGCGGCAAGGGCTTTGGGTCAACATGTGGAAATACGCCTCCTATCGAACACGCAAGCAAGGCCTGCAAGGACGTGA
- a CDS encoding type II toxin-antitoxin system RelE/ParE family toxin: MNNLPLVLSVAFYRTEAGNEPVRDWLMELPRESKKLIGTDIKSVQLGWPQGMPLVRKLEHRLWEVRTDLGENAARVIFTLAASQMVLLHGFIKKSQKTPSVDLNTARHRKNKL; encoded by the coding sequence ATGAACAACCTACCTCTCGTGTTGAGCGTCGCATTTTACCGAACGGAGGCTGGCAACGAGCCCGTGCGTGACTGGCTGATGGAGTTGCCCAGGGAATCAAAAAAACTTATAGGCACTGACATAAAATCGGTCCAACTCGGATGGCCGCAAGGGATGCCGTTGGTTAGAAAGCTGGAGCATCGCCTTTGGGAGGTCCGAACCGATCTTGGTGAAAATGCTGCACGCGTCATTTTTACCTTGGCCGCCAGCCAAATGGTTTTGCTGCACGGCTTCATTAAAAAGAGTCAGAAAACGCCTTCAGTCGACCTGAACACCGCCAGACATCGCAAAAACAAGCTCTGA
- a CDS encoding alkaline phosphatase D family protein: MPQTDTLPAVIAGPMLRRLEPQRLVIWLVGSRVLPLRLKLQVPQGKTLTIDLDTQQCQIVPVGRHAFIHLIDVSLSEALPLDVMIDYDLLVDGSGIAEWAPHLLYANASSANFVLHSRIHQLVHGSCRKPHHHADDGLLCVDRLLADAHAPAERPALLMMSGDQVYADDVAGPMLRAIHALIARLELFDEYLEGAVVDDSASLYGHRASYYHRADLLPALDSNETLRERFFGGVKKPIFTSSTADNHLVTFAEVLAMYLLVWSPTPWTLITPQPPSLSAPEQLRYDHEQVQVDRFRDGLPGVARVFAHLSTLMIFDDHDITDDWNLSAQWEATAYGHPFSKRIIGNALLAYMLCQGWGNQPDVFGELLEHTQALAAKPQDNHLHAAAHDELLQTLLKFQHWHYVLPTTPALVVLDTRTRRWRSEFALKQPSGLLDWEALSELQQALLDHPSAIIVSPAPIFGVKLIETVQKVFSWCGYPLLVDAENWMAHRGAAQVILNIFRHSRTPGNYVILSGDVHYSFVYEVLIRHRSAGPKIWQITSSGIKNQFPARLLEWFDRLNRWLYSPRSPLNGFTRRRTMQVVPHIPEHAEAGERLWNSAGIGQVFFNELGQPEAIYQHNADGRPRTRMVAPE, translated from the coding sequence ATGCCCCAAACCGATACCCTGCCCGCCGTGATCGCCGGTCCCATGCTCAGACGCCTGGAACCCCAGCGCCTGGTGATCTGGCTGGTGGGCAGTCGTGTCCTGCCATTGCGCTTAAAGCTGCAAGTGCCTCAAGGCAAAACGCTGACCATCGATCTGGACACCCAGCAGTGCCAAATCGTGCCGGTTGGCCGCCACGCCTTTATCCACCTGATTGACGTTTCCCTGAGCGAAGCCCTGCCGCTGGACGTGATGATCGACTACGACTTGCTGGTGGACGGCAGCGGCATTGCCGAATGGGCACCGCACCTGCTGTATGCCAACGCATCGTCGGCGAATTTCGTATTGCATAGCCGCATCCACCAGTTGGTGCACGGTTCCTGCCGCAAACCTCACCACCACGCCGATGACGGTTTGCTGTGCGTAGACCGCCTGCTGGCTGACGCACACGCACCGGCTGAGCGCCCGGCGCTGTTGATGATGAGCGGCGACCAGGTTTACGCCGACGATGTGGCCGGGCCGATGCTGCGGGCGATTCATGCGCTGATCGCACGGCTGGAATTGTTCGACGAATACCTGGAAGGCGCCGTGGTGGATGACAGCGCCAGCCTCTACGGGCATCGCGCCAGCTATTACCACCGCGCGGATCTGCTGCCCGCACTGGACAGCAACGAGACCCTGCGCGAACGCTTTTTCGGCGGTGTGAAAAAACCGATCTTTACCAGCAGTACCGCCGACAACCACTTGGTGACGTTTGCCGAAGTGCTGGCGATGTACCTGTTGGTGTGGTCGCCCACGCCCTGGACCCTGATCACGCCACAGCCGCCGTCATTAAGCGCGCCGGAGCAACTGCGCTACGACCACGAGCAAGTGCAGGTCGATCGGTTCCGTGATGGCCTGCCCGGCGTCGCGCGGGTTTTCGCGCACCTGTCGACGCTGATGATCTTTGACGATCACGACATCACCGACGACTGGAACCTCAGCGCCCAATGGGAGGCCACCGCCTACGGTCATCCATTCTCCAAGCGCATCATCGGCAATGCCCTGCTCGCTTATATGCTGTGCCAGGGCTGGGGCAACCAACCGGATGTGTTTGGTGAACTGTTGGAACACACCCAGGCGCTGGCCGCCAAGCCCCAAGACAACCACCTGCATGCCGCTGCGCACGATGAACTGCTGCAAACCCTGCTGAAATTTCAGCACTGGCATTACGTGCTGCCCACCACACCCGCGCTGGTAGTGCTCGACACTCGCACCCGGCGCTGGCGCAGTGAGTTTGCGCTCAAGCAACCCTCCGGCCTGCTGGACTGGGAGGCTTTGAGCGAACTGCAACAGGCCTTGCTGGACCACCCGTCGGCCATCATCGTCTCGCCCGCGCCAATCTTCGGCGTCAAGCTGATCGAGACGGTGCAGAAAGTCTTCAGTTGGTGCGGCTACCCATTGCTGGTAGACGCCGAAAACTGGATGGCCCATCGCGGCGCCGCCCAGGTGATCCTGAATATCTTCCGGCACTCGCGCACGCCAGGTAACTACGTGATCCTGTCGGGCGATGTGCATTACTCGTTCGTCTATGAGGTGCTGATTCGCCACCGCAGCGCTGGCCCAAAAATCTGGCAGATCACCAGCAGCGGCATCAAGAACCAGTTCCCGGCACGCTTACTGGAGTGGTTCGACCGCCTCAACCGCTGGCTCTACTCACCGCGCTCGCCACTCAACGGTTTCACACGCCGACGCACCATGCAGGTAGTACCGCATATCCCGGAGCATGCCGAGGCGGGTGAACGGCTGTGGAATTCGGCGGGCATCGGCCAAGTGTTTTTCAATGAGCTGGGCCAGCCGGAGGCGATTTATCAGCACAACGCGGACGGTAGGCCTCGAACGCGGATGGTCGCGCCGGAGTAA